Proteins from a genomic interval of Motacilla alba alba isolate MOTALB_02 chromosome 11, Motacilla_alba_V1.0_pri, whole genome shotgun sequence:
- the NFAT5 gene encoding nuclear factor of activated T-cells 5 isoform X5: protein MLCGQYPTKSEGKELKIMVQPETQHRARYLTEGSRGSVKDRTQQGFPTVKLEGHNEPVVLQVFVGNDSGRVKPHGFYQACRVTGRNTTPCKEVDIEGTTVIEVGLDPSNNMTLAVDCVGILKLRNADVEARIGIAGSKKKSTRARLVFRVNITRKDGSTLTLQTPSSPILCTQPAGVPEILKKSLHSCSVKGEEEVFLIGKNFLKGTKVIFQENVSDENSWKAEAEIDMELFHQNHLIVKVPPYHDQQITSAVSVGIYVVTNAGRSHDVQPFTYTPEPAGTLNVNVKKEISSPAQHCSFEEAIKAVKATGCNLEKVNILPSALITPLMPSSMIKNEDVAPMEASNVVGPTQQTLENSMSGISTSASHLPSESENQQQIQPKVYNPETLSTIQTQDISQPGSFSTVSTPGQLQNSDALLQQAAQFQARDSQPREVLQSDGTVVTLSQLTDASQQQQPTLSEPAQALQQQISSSIFSSASGVSQLQNTIQQLQAGNFPTNTATGSNRNVDLVQQVLEAQQQLSSVLFSGSDSGEDVQDQLNADIFQQVSQIQNSVNPGMFSSSDTAVHSRPENLLPGRAESVHPQPEGALSGQQQQQQQQQQAMETSAAMVMGMQQNMCQAATQMQSDLFSSSTAGNGALQQSPVYQQASHMMGGLSSSEDMQMQCELFSSSPGVSGGEAAAPAQQPVSSSGAAMFQPSSSAEGEEASGQSKQMQSSVFQTMVQMQHSGESQSQVNLFSSTKTMMSVQAGGTQQQGGALFQQGGEMMSIQSGSFIQQSPHSQAQLFHSQNPIGDTQNISQETQGSLFHSSNSIVHNQTNTNSSDQLQPPMFHSQNAMGVLQSSSVPQDQQSANMFLSQSSMSNPATQEEQMSFFTSPNPISPLQTATNTEQQTSFQQQTQISHMQSSMLPQEQPQTQPAQQGLFQSQVSLGSIQSSSIPQNQQGAIFQPQHSIVAIQSSPPSQEQQQQQQQNMMFSNQNAMSTMAPQKQNMIFNPNQNPVTNQEQQGQSIFHPQSNMASMNQEQQPMQFQSQTTVSSLQNPGSNQAEAQQPTIFHNSPQIQLVQGSPSSQEQQVTLFISSASMSALQNSMSQPELQQSPMYSSQNSMAGMPGTASPPQQQAPLFHNTAGGAINQLQNSPASSQQTSGIFLFGIQNNCGQLLPPGPAALPEELMAMGQPGQPQGEAQPAVPALLSQQLPETPPLPSAMATNQNMEKIDDLLVSLQNQGNNMAGSF, encoded by the exons ATGTTGTGTGGTCAGTACCCGACTAAGAGtgaggggaaggagctgaagaTCATGGTGCAGCCGGAGACCCAGCACAGGGCTCGGTACCTGACCGAGGGCAGCCGGGGCTCCGTCAAGGACCGGACGCAGCAGGGCTTTCCCACTGTGAAG CTGGAAGGCCACAACGAGCCCGTGGTGCTGCAGGTGTTCGTGGGCAACGACTCCGGGCGCGTGAAGCCGCACGGGTTCTACCAGGCCTGCAGGGTCACGGGCAGGAACACCACGCCCTGCAAGGAGGTGGACATCGAGGGCACCACTGTCATCGAGGTGGGGCTGGACCCGAGCAACAACATGACACTGGC GGTTGATTGTGTGGGAATCCTGAAGCTGAGGAATGCTGATGTGGAAGCCAGGATAGGGATCGCGGGCTCCAAGAAGAAAAGCACCCGCGCTCGGCTCGTCTTTCGCGTCAACATCACGCGCAAGGACGGCTCCACGCTGACCCTGCAGACGCCTTCTTCCCCGATCCTGTGCA ctcagccagcaggagTCCCAGAGATCCTAAAGAAAAGTCTCCACAGCTGTTCAGTGAAGGGTGAAGAGGAAGTTTTTCTGATTGGCAAGAACTTCCTAAAGGGAACAAAAGTGATTTTCCAGGAGAATGTTTCCG atGAGAATTCTTGGAAGGCAGAAGCTGAAATTGACATGGAATTATTTCATCAG AATCACCTTATTGTGAAGGTGCCACCATATCACGACCAGCAGATCACCTCGGCTGTCTCAGTGGGAATTTACGTGGTGACCAACGCTGGCCGATCTCACGACGTGCAGCCCTTCACCTACACTCCAGAGCCAG CTGGGACTCTGAATGTTAATGTGAAGAAGGAaatctccagcccagcccaacaTTGTTCTTTTGAAGAGGCTATAAAAG cagtgaaGGCCACGGGCTGTAACCTGGAGAAGGTGAACATTCTTCCTAGTGCCTTGATAACTCCACTCATGCCAAGCAGTATGATCAAGAACGAAGATGTGGCTCCAATGGAA GCTTCAAATGTGGTTGGACCAACTCAGCAAACATTGGAAAACAGCATGTCTGGCATATCAACTTCTGCTTCCCATTTACCTTCTGAAAgtgaaaaccagcagcaaatcCAGCCCAAGGTGTACAACCCAGAGACCCTGAGCACGATCCAAACGCAGGACATCTCCCAGCCCGGCAGCTTCTCCACAGTGTCCACCCCGGGCCAGCTGCAGAACAGCgatgccctgctgcagcaggccGCACAGTTCCAGGCCAGGgattcccagcccagggaggtgctgcagtcGGATGGCACGGTGGTGACTCTGTCACAGCTCACCGAtgcctcacagcagcagcagccgaCGCTCTCGGAGCCGgcccaggccctgcagcagcagatttccTCGAGCATCTTCTCGTCGGCCAGCGGCGTGAGTCAGCTGCAGAACaccatccagcagctccaggctgggaacTTCCCCACCAACACCGCCACGGGCAGCAACAGGAACGTTGACTTGGTGCAGCAGGTTCTGGAAGCTCAGCAGCAGTTATCTTCCGTTTTGTTTTCGGGCTCGGACAGCGGCGAGGATGTCCAGGATCAGCTGAACGCAGATATctttcagcaggtcagccagatACAGAACAGCGTGAACCCCGGGATGTTTTCCTCCTCAGACACAGCTGTCCATTCCAGACCGGAGAACCTTTTGCCTGGACGAGCTGAGAGCGTTCACCCCCAGCCTGAAGGTGCCCTGTccggccagcagcagcagcagcagcagcagcagcaggccaTGGAGACGTCGGCGGCCATGGTGATGGGCATGCAGCAGAACATGTGCCAGGCGGCCACGCAGATGCAGTCGGATCTGTTCTCCTCCAGCACGGCGGGGAACGGGGCCCTGCAGCAGTCCCCCGTGTACCAGCAGGCGTCCCACATGATGGGCGGCTTGTCCAGCAGCGAGGACATGCAGATGCAGTGCGAGCTGTTCTCCTCGTCCCCGGGGGTGTCCGGCGGCGAGGCGGCCGCCCCCGCGCAGCAGCCGGTCTCCAGCAGCGGCGCTGCCATGTTCCAGCCGTcgagctctgcagagggagaagaggCCTCGGGCCAGAGCAAACAgatgcagagctctgtgtttcAGACCATGGTTCAGATGCAGCACAGTGGGGAAAGTCAGTCCCAGGTTAATCTCTTCTCGTCTACCAAGACCATGATGAGTGTCCAGGCCGGCGGGACGCAGCAGCAGGGCGGGGCTCTGTTCCAGCAAGGTGGAGAAATGATGTCGATTCAGTCGGGAAGCTTCATCCAACAGTCTCCACACTCTCAAGCTCAGCTTTTCCACTCTCAGAACCCTATCGGTGACACTCAGAATATATCCCAGGAAACACAAGGATCCCTTTTTCATAGCTCAAATTCCATTGTCCACAACCAGACCAACACTAATTCCTCTGACCAACTGCAGCCCCCGATGTTCCACTCACAGAATGCCATGGGTGTCTTGCAGAGCTCCTCGGTGCCTCAAGACCAGCAGTCTGCCAACATGTTCCTTTCCCAGAGTTCCATGAGCAACCCTGCCACTCAGGAAGAGCAGATGTCATTCTTTACAAGCCCAAATCCCATTTCTCCTCTTCAGACAGCAACAAACACTGAACAGCAGACTTCTttccagcagcagacacagatCTCTCatatgcagagctccatgcttccccaggagcagccccagactcagccagctcagcagggtTTGTTTCAGTCCCAAGTGTCGTTGGGCTccatccagtccagctccatccctcagAACCAACAAGGAGCCATCTTCCAGCCTCAGCATTCGATTGTTGCTATCCAGAGCAGCCCTCCatctcaggagcagcagcagcagcagcagcagaacatgATGTTCAGCAATCAAAACGCAATGAGTACGATGGCCCCCCAAAAGCAGAACATGATTTTcaatccaaaccaaaacccGGTTACCAATCAGGAGCAACAAGGCCAGTCCATTTTTCATCCGCAGTCCAACATGGCCTCGATGAATCAGGAACAGCAGCCCATGCAATTCCAGAGTCAGACCACAGTGTCTTCTCTCCAGAATCCTGGCTCCAACCAGGCTGAAGCACAGCAGCCAACCATCTTCCATAACTCGCCCCAGATTCAGCTGGTCCAAGGGTCCCCAAGTTCTCAAGAGCAACAAGTCACCCTCTTCATCTCCTCAGCTTCCATGTCTGCCCTGCAGAACAGCATGAGCCAGCCGGAGCTGCAGCAGTCCCCCATGTACTCCTCCCAAAACAGCATGGCAGGAATGCCAGGAActgcttctcctccccagcagcaggctcctctGTTCCACAACACGGCGGGAGGTGCCATCAACCAGCTGCAGAATTCCCCTGCCTCGTCCCAGCAGACCTCGGGAATATTCCTGTTCGGCATCCAGAACA actgtgggcagctgctgccccccGGGCCGGCGGCGCTGCCGGAGGAGCTGATGGCCATGGGCCAGCCCGGGCAGCCCCAGGGCGAGGCGCAGCCCGCGGTGCCGGcgctcctgtcccagcagctgcccgAGACCCCGCCGCTGCCCTCGGCCATGGCCACCAACCAGAACATGGAGAAGATCGACGATCTGCTCGTGTCCTTGCAGAACCAGGGGAACAACATGGCTGGCTCGTTTTAA
- the NOB1 gene encoding RNA-binding protein NOB1: MGRADMARVPHVVADTGAFLSAAPLQDIADALYTVPEVLAEIRDRPARRRLAALPCELRVRRPRPELLRLVTEFSKKTGDYPSLSAADLQVLALTCQLQADIDGPGCVRWEPQDKVRLSSTPRHPEAPLHLAGFHLPAKRKAPRKGPRQPGPGSGPAPAEGDEFGSFLYWRPPLPSIEEELRELLAGAGSPEPPEEHRSSADGASAGEEEEEEEEDEESDDEGWITPSNLKQAQQDTGHCDAAPVGVQVGCVTTDFAMQNVLLQMGLHVLAVNGMLIRRARSYILRCHGCFRTTSDMTKVFCPHCGNKTLKKVAVSVSDDGSLHMHFSRNPKVLNPRGLRYPLPAPQGGKHSNNPHLVEDQRFPQQRLSRKARQKTNVFDPDYLAGASPFAENDVHSRAAHLQLRDAALGAGRRRLNPNAVTKKFVKRR, from the exons ATGGGGCGCGCAGACATGGCGCGTGTTCCGCACGTCGTGGCCGACACGGGCGCGTTCCTGAGCGCGGCGCCGCTGCAG GACATCGCCGACGCGCTGTACACCGTGCCCGAGGTGCTGGCCGAGATCCGCGACCGGCCCGCGCGCCGCCGCCTGGCCGCGCTGCCCTGCGAGCTGCGGGtgcgccgcccgcgccccgaGCTGCTGCGCCTCG TGACCGAGTTCTCCAAGAAGACCGGCGACTACCCGAGCCTCTCGGCCGCCGACCTGCAGGTGCTCGCCCTCACGTGCCAGCTCCAGGCCGACATCGACGGCCCCGGCTGCGTCCGCTGGGAGCCGCAGGACAAG GTGCGGCTCAGCTCCACCCCGCGGCACCCCGAGGCCCCCCTGCACCTCGCCGGCTTCCACCTGCCCGCCAAG CGCAAAGCCCCGCGGAAGGGCCCGcgccagcccggccccggcagcggcccggccccggccgagGGCGACGAGTTCGGATCCTTCCTGTACTGGCGGCCGCCGCTGCCCAGCATCGAGGAGGAGCTGCGGGAGCTGCTG GCCGGCGCcggcagccccgagccccccgaGGAGCACCGGAGCTCTGCAGACGGGGCCAGCGCCGGcgaagaggaggaggaggaggaggaggatgaggagagcGACGATGAAGGCTGGATAACTCCCAGCAACCTGAAGCAGGCCCAGCAGGACACGGGGCACTGTGACGCTGCTCCCGTGGGCGTCCAGGTCGGCTGCGTCACCACGGACTTCGCCATGCAG AACGTGCTGCTGCAAATGGGTCTCCACGTGCTGGCCGTGAACGGGATGCTGATCCGCCGGGCCCGCAGCTACATCCTGCGCTGCCACGGCTGCTTCAG GACCACCTCGGATATGACCAAGGTGTTCTGCCCCCACTGCGGTAACAAGACCCTCAAGAAGGTGGCAGTGAGCGTCAGCGACGACGGGAGTCTCCACATGCATTTCTCCCGCAACCCCAAGGTGCTGAACCCCCGGGGGCTCAGG TACCCGCTGCCGGCGCCGCAGGGCGGGAAGCACTCCAACAACCCGCACCTGGTGGAGGACCAGCGCTTCCCGCAGCAGCGCCTGTCGCGCAAGGCCAGGCAGAAAACCAACGTCTTCGACCCCGACTACCTGGCCGGGGCCTCTCCCTTCGCCGAGAACGACGTGCACAGCCGGGCCGCGCACCTGCAGCTGCGCGACGCCGCCCTGGgcgccggccgccgccgcctcaACCCCAACGCCGTCACCAAGAAGTTCGTCAAGAGGAGGTGA
- the NFAT5 gene encoding nuclear factor of activated T-cells 5 isoform X4 translates to MLLQLPPLPPWAVLAAPLPPLPALPFTLPQSPTARLCKWRAAPRPWGASENQKGAGGKKTPMLCGQYPTKSEGKELKIMVQPETQHRARYLTEGSRGSVKDRTQQGFPTVKLEGHNEPVVLQVFVGNDSGRVKPHGFYQACRVTGRNTTPCKEVDIEGTTVIEVGLDPSNNMTLAVDCVGILKLRNADVEARIGIAGSKKKSTRARLVFRVNITRKDGSTLTLQTPSSPILCTQPAGVPEILKKSLHSCSVKGEEEVFLIGKNFLKGTKVIFQENVSDENSWKAEAEIDMELFHQNHLIVKVPPYHDQQITSAVSVGIYVVTNAGRSHDVQPFTYTPEPAGTLNVNVKKEISSPAQHCSFEEAIKAVKATGCNLEKVNILPSALITPLMPSSMIKNEDVAPMEASNVVGPTQQTLENSMSGISTSASHLPSESENQQQIQPKVYNPETLSTIQTQDISQPGSFSTVSTPGQLQNSDALLQQAAQFQARDSQPREVLQSDGTVVTLSQLTDASQQQQPTLSEPAQALQQQISSSIFSSASGVSQLQNTIQQLQAGNFPTNTATGSNRNVDLVQQVLEAQQQLSSVLFSGSDSGEDVQDQLNADIFQQVSQIQNSVNPGMFSSSDTAVHSRPENLLPGRAESVHPQPEGALSGQQQQQQQQQQAMETSAAMVMGMQQNMCQAATQMQSDLFSSSTAGNGALQQSPVYQQASHMMGGLSSSEDMQMQCELFSSSPGVSGGEAAAPAQQPVSSSGAAMFQPSSSAEGEEASGQSKQMQSSVFQTMVQMQHSGESQSQVNLFSSTKTMMSVQAGGTQQQGGALFQQGGEMMSIQSGSFIQQSPHSQAQLFHSQNPIGDTQNISQETQGSLFHSSNSIVHNQTNTNSSDQLQPPMFHSQNAMGVLQSSSVPQDQQSANMFLSQSSMSNPATQEEQMSFFTSPNPISPLQTATNTEQQTSFQQQTQISHMQSSMLPQEQPQTQPAQQGLFQSQVSLGSIQSSSIPQNQQGAIFQPQHSIVAIQSSPPSQEQQQQQQQNMMFSNQNAMSTMAPQKQNMIFNPNQNPVTNQEQQGQSIFHPQSNMASMNQEQQPMQFQSQTTVSSLQNPGSNQAEAQQPTIFHNSPQIQLVQGSPSSQEQQVTLFISSASMSALQNSMSQPELQQSPMYSSQNSMAGMPGTASPPQQQAPLFHNTAGGAINQLQNSPASSQQTSGIFLFGIQNNCGQLLPPGPAALPEELMAMGQPGQPQGEAQPAVPALLSQQLPETPPLPSAMATNQNMEKIDDLLVSLQNQGNNMAGSF, encoded by the exons AGCATCAGAGAACCAGAAGGGAGCTGGAGGGAAGAAGACCCCAATGTTGTGTGGTCAGTACCCGACTAAGAGtgaggggaaggagctgaagaTCATGGTGCAGCCGGAGACCCAGCACAGGGCTCGGTACCTGACCGAGGGCAGCCGGGGCTCCGTCAAGGACCGGACGCAGCAGGGCTTTCCCACTGTGAAG CTGGAAGGCCACAACGAGCCCGTGGTGCTGCAGGTGTTCGTGGGCAACGACTCCGGGCGCGTGAAGCCGCACGGGTTCTACCAGGCCTGCAGGGTCACGGGCAGGAACACCACGCCCTGCAAGGAGGTGGACATCGAGGGCACCACTGTCATCGAGGTGGGGCTGGACCCGAGCAACAACATGACACTGGC GGTTGATTGTGTGGGAATCCTGAAGCTGAGGAATGCTGATGTGGAAGCCAGGATAGGGATCGCGGGCTCCAAGAAGAAAAGCACCCGCGCTCGGCTCGTCTTTCGCGTCAACATCACGCGCAAGGACGGCTCCACGCTGACCCTGCAGACGCCTTCTTCCCCGATCCTGTGCA ctcagccagcaggagTCCCAGAGATCCTAAAGAAAAGTCTCCACAGCTGTTCAGTGAAGGGTGAAGAGGAAGTTTTTCTGATTGGCAAGAACTTCCTAAAGGGAACAAAAGTGATTTTCCAGGAGAATGTTTCCG atGAGAATTCTTGGAAGGCAGAAGCTGAAATTGACATGGAATTATTTCATCAG AATCACCTTATTGTGAAGGTGCCACCATATCACGACCAGCAGATCACCTCGGCTGTCTCAGTGGGAATTTACGTGGTGACCAACGCTGGCCGATCTCACGACGTGCAGCCCTTCACCTACACTCCAGAGCCAG CTGGGACTCTGAATGTTAATGTGAAGAAGGAaatctccagcccagcccaacaTTGTTCTTTTGAAGAGGCTATAAAAG cagtgaaGGCCACGGGCTGTAACCTGGAGAAGGTGAACATTCTTCCTAGTGCCTTGATAACTCCACTCATGCCAAGCAGTATGATCAAGAACGAAGATGTGGCTCCAATGGAA GCTTCAAATGTGGTTGGACCAACTCAGCAAACATTGGAAAACAGCATGTCTGGCATATCAACTTCTGCTTCCCATTTACCTTCTGAAAgtgaaaaccagcagcaaatcCAGCCCAAGGTGTACAACCCAGAGACCCTGAGCACGATCCAAACGCAGGACATCTCCCAGCCCGGCAGCTTCTCCACAGTGTCCACCCCGGGCCAGCTGCAGAACAGCgatgccctgctgcagcaggccGCACAGTTCCAGGCCAGGgattcccagcccagggaggtgctgcagtcGGATGGCACGGTGGTGACTCTGTCACAGCTCACCGAtgcctcacagcagcagcagccgaCGCTCTCGGAGCCGgcccaggccctgcagcagcagatttccTCGAGCATCTTCTCGTCGGCCAGCGGCGTGAGTCAGCTGCAGAACaccatccagcagctccaggctgggaacTTCCCCACCAACACCGCCACGGGCAGCAACAGGAACGTTGACTTGGTGCAGCAGGTTCTGGAAGCTCAGCAGCAGTTATCTTCCGTTTTGTTTTCGGGCTCGGACAGCGGCGAGGATGTCCAGGATCAGCTGAACGCAGATATctttcagcaggtcagccagatACAGAACAGCGTGAACCCCGGGATGTTTTCCTCCTCAGACACAGCTGTCCATTCCAGACCGGAGAACCTTTTGCCTGGACGAGCTGAGAGCGTTCACCCCCAGCCTGAAGGTGCCCTGTccggccagcagcagcagcagcagcagcagcagcaggccaTGGAGACGTCGGCGGCCATGGTGATGGGCATGCAGCAGAACATGTGCCAGGCGGCCACGCAGATGCAGTCGGATCTGTTCTCCTCCAGCACGGCGGGGAACGGGGCCCTGCAGCAGTCCCCCGTGTACCAGCAGGCGTCCCACATGATGGGCGGCTTGTCCAGCAGCGAGGACATGCAGATGCAGTGCGAGCTGTTCTCCTCGTCCCCGGGGGTGTCCGGCGGCGAGGCGGCCGCCCCCGCGCAGCAGCCGGTCTCCAGCAGCGGCGCTGCCATGTTCCAGCCGTcgagctctgcagagggagaagaggCCTCGGGCCAGAGCAAACAgatgcagagctctgtgtttcAGACCATGGTTCAGATGCAGCACAGTGGGGAAAGTCAGTCCCAGGTTAATCTCTTCTCGTCTACCAAGACCATGATGAGTGTCCAGGCCGGCGGGACGCAGCAGCAGGGCGGGGCTCTGTTCCAGCAAGGTGGAGAAATGATGTCGATTCAGTCGGGAAGCTTCATCCAACAGTCTCCACACTCTCAAGCTCAGCTTTTCCACTCTCAGAACCCTATCGGTGACACTCAGAATATATCCCAGGAAACACAAGGATCCCTTTTTCATAGCTCAAATTCCATTGTCCACAACCAGACCAACACTAATTCCTCTGACCAACTGCAGCCCCCGATGTTCCACTCACAGAATGCCATGGGTGTCTTGCAGAGCTCCTCGGTGCCTCAAGACCAGCAGTCTGCCAACATGTTCCTTTCCCAGAGTTCCATGAGCAACCCTGCCACTCAGGAAGAGCAGATGTCATTCTTTACAAGCCCAAATCCCATTTCTCCTCTTCAGACAGCAACAAACACTGAACAGCAGACTTCTttccagcagcagacacagatCTCTCatatgcagagctccatgcttccccaggagcagccccagactcagccagctcagcagggtTTGTTTCAGTCCCAAGTGTCGTTGGGCTccatccagtccagctccatccctcagAACCAACAAGGAGCCATCTTCCAGCCTCAGCATTCGATTGTTGCTATCCAGAGCAGCCCTCCatctcaggagcagcagcagcagcagcagcagaacatgATGTTCAGCAATCAAAACGCAATGAGTACGATGGCCCCCCAAAAGCAGAACATGATTTTcaatccaaaccaaaacccGGTTACCAATCAGGAGCAACAAGGCCAGTCCATTTTTCATCCGCAGTCCAACATGGCCTCGATGAATCAGGAACAGCAGCCCATGCAATTCCAGAGTCAGACCACAGTGTCTTCTCTCCAGAATCCTGGCTCCAACCAGGCTGAAGCACAGCAGCCAACCATCTTCCATAACTCGCCCCAGATTCAGCTGGTCCAAGGGTCCCCAAGTTCTCAAGAGCAACAAGTCACCCTCTTCATCTCCTCAGCTTCCATGTCTGCCCTGCAGAACAGCATGAGCCAGCCGGAGCTGCAGCAGTCCCCCATGTACTCCTCCCAAAACAGCATGGCAGGAATGCCAGGAActgcttctcctccccagcagcaggctcctctGTTCCACAACACGGCGGGAGGTGCCATCAACCAGCTGCAGAATTCCCCTGCCTCGTCCCAGCAGACCTCGGGAATATTCCTGTTCGGCATCCAGAACA actgtgggcagctgctgccccccGGGCCGGCGGCGCTGCCGGAGGAGCTGATGGCCATGGGCCAGCCCGGGCAGCCCCAGGGCGAGGCGCAGCCCGCGGTGCCGGcgctcctgtcccagcagctgcccgAGACCCCGCCGCTGCCCTCGGCCATGGCCACCAACCAGAACATGGAGAAGATCGACGATCTGCTCGTGTCCTTGCAGAACCAGGGGAACAACATGGCTGGCTCGTTTTAA